A window from Mycoplasma phocoeninasale encodes these proteins:
- the rsmG gene encoding 16S rRNA (guanine(527)-N(7))-methyltransferase RsmG: MLTVAKSFAILKSYLKVQDDEIFSKLHQYYELIEQENKSYNLTGFYDERLIKEGIIESILIFDEINTKIFNFENKDVLDIGSGAGFPIIPYFIYNPVFKLTIFEPQQKRANFLKLVAEKLNLSNIKVKATRAEDDKSAEKFDFISARAVSELKNLVEISHHLGKINSTFCFLKSKNYLAEIANAKWISNKLNINFDIVKLQRFFEIDNVLVCYKKHDSTPADIPRNWSQIIKDNLTKGKKT, translated from the coding sequence ATGCTTACAGTCGCTAAGAGTTTTGCTATTCTAAAAAGCTATTTAAAAGTTCAAGATGATGAAATTTTTAGCAAATTGCATCAATACTATGAATTAATTGAGCAGGAAAATAAAAGCTATAATTTGACTGGTTTTTATGATGAAAGACTTATTAAAGAAGGAATTATTGAATCAATTTTAATTTTTGATGAAATAAATACAAAAATTTTCAATTTTGAGAATAAAGACGTTTTAGATATTGGTTCAGGTGCGGGATTTCCAATAATTCCATACTTCATATATAATCCAGTTTTTAAATTAACTATTTTTGAGCCTCAGCAAAAGCGAGCTAATTTTCTAAAGCTTGTGGCAGAAAAATTAAATCTCAGCAATATCAAAGTTAAGGCAACTAGAGCAGAAGATGATAAATCTGCCGAAAAATTTGACTTCATTAGTGCTAGAGCAGTTAGTGAATTAAAAAACTTAGTCGAGATCTCTCATCACCTTGGAAAAATCAACTCTACATTTTGCTTTTTAAAATCAAAAAACTATTTGGCTGAAATTGCTAATGCTAAATGAATTTCTAATAAATTAAATATAAATTTTGACATAGTCAAACTTCAAAGGTTTTTTGAAATTGACAATGTTCTAGTTTGTTATAAAAAACACGATTCAACACCAGCTGATATTCCGAGAAATTGATCGCAAATTATTAAAGACAATCTAACTAAAGGCAAAAAAACCTAG
- a CDS encoding ribose-phosphate pyrophosphokinase gives MKKNENDNVLIFGMENSKELTDEIGKVLKREIIPVQKTIFSDGECLLYSNTTVRNKTVFVVCNTSKPVNENMMNLLIFIDSLKRASAKRIICVLTYYGYSRQDRKSSGRQPITAKLVADLLEVSGVDKVITIDLHNPSIQGFFNIPVDDLRGRFIFSNELRKRKEKFVIVSPDHGGAVRARQLSELLNNEDQIAIIDKRRTAPNVSEIMGVLGNVKNKNVIIYDDIIDTGGTILNAARVLKEQGAKKIVIAATHGLFSRGFEMFENSEIIDEVIITNSIDHSNLLHFSKLRELSMAKFLGEVIEANIKNTSITEIYDAYSR, from the coding sequence ATGAAAAAGAACGAAAACGACAATGTACTTATTTTTGGGATGGAAAATTCAAAAGAATTAACCGATGAAATTGGTAAGGTTCTAAAGCGGGAAATTATTCCGGTTCAAAAAACTATTTTCTCTGACGGAGAATGTCTACTATATTCAAATACAACCGTTAGAAATAAAACTGTTTTTGTTGTATGTAATACATCAAAACCTGTGAATGAAAATATGATGAATCTACTGATCTTTATTGATTCATTAAAAAGAGCTAGTGCTAAAAGAATTATTTGTGTATTAACTTACTACGGCTATTCACGTCAAGATAGAAAATCATCAGGAAGGCAACCAATTACCGCAAAATTAGTTGCAGATCTGCTTGAAGTGTCGGGAGTTGATAAGGTTATTACTATTGATTTACATAATCCTTCAATTCAAGGGTTTTTCAATATTCCAGTTGATGATTTAAGAGGAAGATTTATTTTTTCAAATGAACTGAGAAAGAGAAAAGAAAAATTTGTTATAGTTTCACCAGACCATGGTGGTGCCGTTAGAGCGCGTCAACTATCAGAACTATTAAATAATGAGGATCAAATTGCTATTATTGATAAAAGAAGAACCGCACCTAACGTCTCAGAAATTATGGGTGTTCTAGGAAATGTAAAAAATAAGAATGTTATAATTTATGATGACATCATTGACACTGGTGGAACAATTTTAAACGCTGCCAGAGTTCTAAAAGAACAGGGAGCAAAAAAGATTGTTATAGCTGCAACACACGGACTATTTTCTCGTGGTTTTGAAATGTTTGAAAATAGTGAAATTATTGATGAGGTAATTATTACTAATTCAATTGATCATTCTAACCTATTGCATTTTTCAAAATTACGTGAATTATCAATGGCAAAATTTTTAGGTGAAGTGATTGAAGCAAATATCAAAAATACATCAATAACAGAAATATACGATGCTTACAGTCGCTAA